The Impatiens glandulifera chromosome 3, dImpGla2.1, whole genome shotgun sequence genome contains a region encoding:
- the LOC124928924 gene encoding alcohol acyltransferase 9 codes for MVKSDQAELPDIFHLNPPILICPKNPTPKHPLYLSNLDDQKFLRFTIKYVYLYRKSVSSEMLKHSLSNVLVEYYPFAGRLRSNPDDNEKLEIDCNGKGVVFAEAFMDMTADNFLSLSSHPNRSWRNLLYRVESSTFLDVPPLVVQVTNLRCGGMILCTAFNHCLCDGIGTSQFLHAWAHLITSTKPTSDLPITPFHTRHVLKSRSPPPSKQHTFLPQFTKTATSKLDDDHDHDDDDDGDGLLDLNQFLQSQPIVPVSLTFTHSHILHLKRLCFPSLKCTTFDIMAAHTWHSWVKALGLSSVLNTKLLFSVNIRKRIEPSLPEGYYGNGFILGCAEVNVKEFINSGSNYLYSGVKLVQQAKTSVTDSCVRSVVDLLEDRTVKPDLSTSLVISQWSKLGLEDLDLGQGKPLQMGPLTSDIYCLFLPVVGEIDAVRILISLPEAVADKFKYYMMNMDYFDRSIDGLVS; via the exons ATGGTAAAATCTGATCAAGCAGAGCTCCCagatatatttcatttaaaccCACCCATCTTAATTTGTCCAAAAAATCCAACACCGAAACATCCATTGTACCTCTCAAATCTAGATGATCAAAAGTTTCTTAGGTTCACCATTAAATATGTTTATCTATACAGGAAATCAGTCAGCTCAGAAATGTTGAAACACTCCCTTTCGAATGTTCTTGTTGAGTATTACCCATTTGCAGGGAGATTGAGATCAAACCCAGATGATAATGAGAAACTTGAAATCGATTGTAATGGAAAAGGTGTTGTCTTTGCTGAAGCATTCATGGACATGACTGCTGATAACTTTCTTTCACTTTCTTCTCATCCTAACCGTTCATGGAGAAACCTTCTCTATAGAGTTGAATCTTCAACTTTCCTTGATGTTCCTCCTCTCGTTGTTCAG GTTACGAATCTCCGGTGCGGAGGAATGATCCTGTGCACCGCATTCAATCATTGTCTATGCGACGGTATTGGAACATCGCAGTTCCTTCACGCCTGGGCCCATCTGATCACCTCTACCAAACCCACATCAGATTTACCAATCACGCCATTCCACACTCGCCACGTGCTGAAATCCAGATCCCCACCACCATCAAAACAACATACCTTTCTTCCCCAATTTACCAAAACTGCCACTTCCAAGCTTgatgatgatcatgatcatgatgatgatgatgatggtgatgGTCTTCTTGACCTAAACCAATTCCTCCAATCCCAGCCAATTGTTCCTGTTTCCTTAACCTTCACTCACTCCCATATCCTTCACCTCAAAAGACTCTGTTTTCCATCCTTAAAATGCACCACTTTTGACATAATGGCAGCACACACGTGGCACTCATGGGTGAAAGCACTTGGACTCTCATCAGTTCTCAACACCAAACTCCTTTTCTCAGTCAACATTAGAAAACGAATCGAGCCTTCATTACCAGAAGGGTATTATGGAAATGGGTTCATATTAGGATGCGCCGAAGTTAACGTTAAGGAGTTTATAAATAGTGGTAGTAATTACTTGTACAGTGGAGTGAAATTAGTGCAACAAGCGAAAACATCGGTAACCGACAGTTGTGTAAGGTCGGTGGTTGACCTTTTAGAGGATAGAACGGTTAAACCAGACCTTTCAACGAGTTTGGTTATATCACAATGGTCAAAGTTAGGGCTTGAGGATTTGGACTTGGGACAAGGTAAGCCCTTGCAAATGGGTCCTCTTACAAGTGATATTTACTGCTTGTTTTTACCCGTTGTGGGTGAAATCGACGCTGTAAGAATTCTCATTTCTTTGCCTGAGGCCGTGGCAGATAAGTTCAAATATTACATGATGAACATGGACTACtttgatcgatcgatcgatgGACTCGTCAGTTAA
- the LOC124928925 gene encoding SKP1-like protein 1B: MAVVQTNYKHFSQIENRRKQKMSNFSNPKMVKLRSSDGIYFPVLKRVALMSKTLKKIIEQPMRADDVIPLNNIDAKILSMVMKYCARHSCPPDAEQQEQEEEEEDKLESLDLEILKCDDQNLKDLHFEFMKNEKLRRFDSEFLKNLDREELLSLGIAAKHLDVHGLSLIVYKKHAETLKDMPAEEISQYFGMKTTREDIDDE; this comes from the coding sequence ATGGCAGTCGTACAAACAAATTACAAACACTTTTCGCAGATTGAAAACAGAAGGAAGCAAAAGATGTCTAATTTCTCCAACCCAAAAATGGTAAAGCTGAGGAGCTCCGACGGCATATATTTTCCGGTTTTGAAGCGCGTGGCCTTAATGTCGAAGACTCTAAAGAAGATTATCGAACAGCCAATGAGGGCGGACGACGTCATTCCTCTTAATAACATTGATGCGAAAATCCTCTCTATGGTGATGAAGTACTGCGCTCGGCATTCTTGTCCTCCTGACGCTGAacaacaagaacaagaagaagaagaagaagacaagttGGAGAGTTTGGATTTGGAAATCTTAAAGTGTGATGATCAGAACTTGAAGGATCTCCATTTTGAATTCATGAAGAATGAGAAGTTGAGGAGATTCGATTCTGAATTCTTGAAGAACCTTGATCGTGAGGAACTACTCAGTCTAGGAATTGCCGCAAAGCATCTGGATGTTCATGGGCTCTCTCTAATTGTCTACAAGAAACACGCTGAAACACTCAAGGATATGCCCGCCGAGGAGATTTCTCAATATTTCGGTATGAAGACTACTCGCGAAGATATTGATGACgaataa